From Aedes albopictus strain Foshan chromosome 1, AalbF5, whole genome shotgun sequence, one genomic window encodes:
- the LOC109402468 gene encoding phenoloxidase-activating factor 3 codes for MMDQVNRVIFLLLMVLVLQCSAINSCFRDEVCVPVRYCPDIRDVIQPEPVYRKRAWEEYRWCHQQSGEELRVCCGQESTSVGKRCFTAKSRKGRCVDPEHCTLAGRFLRGSMQRNASYASDEDVCYHSDADGKDFYCCPDAYVNEPQKDQTPREREKRSLKVENALPSCNRTDGFTGHCVPMSLCDRFGALVLDRIPNLKYETLPDAYKCPSDASDSTSMCCAHPGAPHDFIRHAKAKKLHPENCGLIRTPDLVLGGDEAGLGEFPWMANLMGLRDSIKTAVCTGTLIHARYILTAAHCFTLPIKPISVRLGEHNLSTEEDCVENDCVKYVEYAIANWTSHAKFKRTPGLYDIALVKLDKPAEIIMDRVYPICLPVTQEWLMMKPAELIAPAWGLTEDGRDPDVLRFTTMHTLRERPYYCKQEQMICARGSNGKTHGRGDGGGPLQQAVRYGEQYRMVQFGLISGGTGKRTVDDEAVEVSVLVGYHIKWILHNMDI; via the exons ATGATGGATCAAGTGAACAGAGTGATTTTTCTGCTACTAATGGTTCTAGTTCTGCAAT GTTCTGCTATAAACTCTTGTTTTAGAGACGAAGTTTGCGTACCGGTGCGATACTGTCCGGATATTCGGGATGTCATACAGCCGGAACCTGTTTACCGAAAAAGAGCGTGGGAAGAGTATCGATGGTGCCACCAACAGTCGGGCGAAGAGCTGCGGGTTTGCTGCGGCCAGGAAAGCACCAGTGTTGGGAAGCGATGTTTCACAGCAAAATCGCGGAAAGGACGATGCGTGGATCCCGAACACTGTACTCTTGCTGGGCGTTTCTTGAGGGGAAGTATGCAACGCAACGCCTCCTATGCTTCGGATGAAGATGTTTGTTACCATAGCGATGCCGATGGAAAG GACTTCTACTGCTGTCCTGATGCCTATGTAAACGAGCCGCAGAAGGACCAAACACCTAGGGAAAGGGAAAAGCGAAGTTTGAAGGTTGAAAACG CACTTCCAAGCTGCAATCGAACGGATGGTTTTACCGGACACTGTGTGCCAATGAGCCTCTGCGACAGATTCGGCGCTCTCGTGTTAGACAGAATTCCAAACCTTAAGTACGAAACTCTTCCAGACGCTTATAAATGTCCTTCGGATGCCTCCGATAGCACTTCCATGTGCTGTGCGCATCCGGGTGCGCCTCACGATTTTATCAGACACGCCAAAGCCAAGAAATTACATCCGGAAAATTGTGGCCTGATTCGGACGCCCGATCTAGTGCTAGGCGGGGACGAAGCTGGCCTCGGGGAGTTTCCTTGGATGGCCAATTTGATGGGTCTTCGGGACTCTATCAAAACAGCGGTCTGCACTGGTACGTTGATCCACGCTCGATACATTCTGACGGCTGCGCATTGTTTCACACTACCAATTAAACCGATTTCGGTCCGACTGGGAGAGCACAACCTCAGTACAGAAGAAGATTGCGTAGAAAACGATTGTGTCAAGTACGTTGAGTATGCGATTGCAAACTGGACCAGTCATGCAAAGTTTAAGAGAACGCCAGGGCTGTATGATATCGCCTTGGTGAAGTTGGACAAGCCCGCTGAGATCATCATGGATCGAGTCTATCCAATTTGCCTTCCGGTCACGCAAGAATGGCTGATGATGAAACCCGCTGAACTGATTGCGCCCGCTTGGGGTCTTACGGAGGACGGACGGGATCCGGATGTCCTGAGGTTTACCACTATGCATACTTTGAGGGAACGCCCATACTACTGTAAGCAAGAGCAAATGATTTGCGCTCGTGGATCCAATGGGAAAACACATGGTAGAGGTGACGGCGGTGGACCCTTGCAACAGGCGGTACGCTACGGAGAGCAGTATCGAATGGTGcagtttgggttgatttctggggGAACTGGGAAGCGTACTGTGGATGATGAAGCCGTGGAAGTGTCCGTTTTGGTGGGATACCACATCAAGTGGATTTTGCATAATATGGATATTTAG